tttggGAACAGacaaacaccgaattgatgaaccagaaagcgcaatatgatcagctaaaatccaacttcgatgaagaaaaatcagctttagtggatgagattaacctcgctaaaacgaaaaaagaaaaaaatagcaaacttttggatgaaacgcaaactcagttgatgagcttaaaagcgcacttcaataatcaaaaatccactatcgaactcgaaaaatctgcattgacggatgcagttaaagctgctcaaacggaaacggaagacaagaatcgacttttggaacaggcaaacaccgaattgatgaaccagaaagcgcaatatgataagctaaaatccaacttcgatgaagaaaaagaaaaacaaagcaaacttttggatgaaacgcaaaccgagttgacgagcttaaaagcgcacttcaataatcaaaaatccactatcgaactcgaaaaatctgcattgacggatgcagttaaagctgctcaaacggaaacggaagacaagaatcgactttggGAACAGacaaacaccgaattgatgaaccagaaagcgcaatatgatcagctaaaatccaacttcgatgaagaaaaatccgcTTTAGTCTCGTGCAAAGAAGATATCAAAACTTTGACGGAAGAGTCTCGCAATCAAAAGGAACTGCTATTGAAATTGAccgatgagaaaaatgaagtggTACATTCTGCAGCCACTGCCCGACAACAAGCTGAAGCGCTTGCCATTGAACAAGCTGCAGCACTGACAGAAGCTCTGAAAACATTACAACAAGCTGTAAGACATGCGAAAGAAGAAGCACCATCTGATTTGTCAAAACCGGAAGATAAAGAAGATCCGGTTGGAATTAATGAAACTTTAGAGGAATGGTTTGTCAAACATGGAGTGTTAACTAGAGTACCTCCAAAGACTTGGATCCAATTACTGGAACACTCTGGGTTTTTGATAGAAGAAAAGGCTTCGCATCTCCGAGAAAAAGCTGACAGTCTCTTCCATGATGATCctaaagcagacgacaacacaaacaaccaaaattaaaacacatttcTAAACAATCGTAACAGGAAGAGgctaatttaaaatgtttttggtcTGCTTACTTTCCTCTTCAATCGTTTAAACATTACCTGTATTCTTTGCatgtttgaataaaatttttcgtaaCTACTCGATTAACTTACTCGATTTATTTCCATGTCATATTCCGTATTCCCGGCAAGAAAACTCATGGAACTTTCTTTGACCGCATCGTTTTCTTTCGTTGCGTCAAACCACTTTACCTGTTGCCAAAATTAGTTTTGTATAATGAAACATCAGAATACACTTGCTGTAATGGTCTtaacgaaaatcatttacCAAATAAGGATAATTCTTTGGTTGAACTTCTCGTGGCTCAAGATAGACAATGAAGGAAATCTCTCCATTCAAGGCCATATCATGTAATCTATGATTCTGGCCAAGATTTCGAACTTCGACTGCACATCAGACACCAACTTCGACTGCAGCTCAGACACCAACCAACATTGGAAAAACCTACGAAACAATAAAGGTGAAAtgcaattaaagaaaaataaaatattgtagACTAAACACATGAGCACTTAACTTAAAAATTGACACTTTCCAATAATTGTTTCTACAGTCAAAATTTTCTCAGAATTCCTGTTAATAAGACTTGACAGATTCTCAAGCAGGGAAACACTGAAATTCAATACCACAATgaattccagaaaaaaaaaaaaactacttttCATTCCCACTTCTCCCAGAATTCCAGAACAAACTACTcccaaaaaatttccaaaaagaacCTACTTTCACCCAAGATGTCTTGATACATTAGAGCTACTGTTCCAACAGAAAAGAGTTGGGGcactttcttcttcaccactccaactaaaaaataacaatttgatgCAGTCAGGAAcctggaaagaataaaaaggatatGATTATTAGCACTTTCATATTAATTAACCCCATGACAAACCATTTAATTACTTATGATAACtacattaatattaattttaaaggaaAAGTACTTCATTTTATATACATCAAACATATTTAACCCATCTTTACATAAAATTGCTGGAAAATATGTTGAAGCAGTTaaggaaataatttgaatggGGAAAGCTAAAATTATGTCACCACGCCCACGACCACAAAATTAACGTTATTGAAAACTTAATTCCACAAGtgggaatttcaaaattttttagaaacaCTAAGCCAATTGGAACTTCGatgtaaaattttcaatttaatttaaaatttcaattcttaaGAGACAAATACTCTTTGTACACCAGCCACCAATCAGgcatcaacagaaaaaagggagaataaACCAGACAACAGAATAAATTCGTTAAGCAGTACGAAAATTCTCTACTAGGTATCATAAAATGGCAGCCGATTCGACAAAAAGCATTTCGGAAAATCCTACAAACCCAGTCGATTCGGCAAAATTGCATGTTTATGACGCATAATGAATGCGACACTTGCGACAGTATTAACGTCAGCAATCGACCCCCGTTGATGGGTGACTTCTAAAGGGACTCTATGCcgtataataaattttaaaaataaatacaattacCTTTTAAAAGCACCATGTTATTTGAAATCTTGATGGGGTGCGACAATTTGGGAGTTTCCACTGTCTTGCGAATACGCAATAGGGGAAAACATGTGGCGACCTCCCTGTCCGTTTTGCAAATGCTGCCGGCTTTGGTCACCATTTCTTCTCAGCTGGCCATGCACAGAGGGTTCGAATTTACAAAGCGAATATTCCCTCAACGATTAGAACTGAAATTTCCGGAAAAACGAGACATTCTTCCTCATCTTGAATGGTTCAAAAGGTAGATCAAAGCGGGCAAATTATTCTTGGGCCATGATGGAAATCTTGAACCACATAGGGCATCTATTGTGTTTCATCGCCTGTGTGTTTCGAGATCTAtcggaagaataaaaagctcATTAAGATggattcaaaaagaaattttaaacaattttctatttataccTGATGCTTTAGTCCTTTGATATAATAGAGGCAGAGAGAATGGAGGTTAAAACGGGCTTGGTAGTGGAGAACCTGTGCGGTAAGTAACTTTTTCCGACGTCTGGTTCTTATGGAGATTAAGTAGAATGTTATTGTGTTCCAAACATAAAAACCTACTTGATTCTTATTGCCTCGTTATAGGGAACTTGTGTTCTCTCAAAATAGGTCAATGCACTTTATCTCTATCCCAAAAGTATTTTCTCTGCCCTCTCTAGTTCACACAGTTACACAGTAAACAAACAAGTACTCAGAACAATGAATACTCCAAATATCTAGGAAACAGGAGAAGATTAATGCAAtacctgtttttattttcgccatcattcttcaaaataaaacaacaaaatgtagGTCTGGATTCTAGAACCTAAAAGGATAGAAGGAATGATCAGGAACAATTATTCTGAGCAGCTTGCCAGCTTCATAATTAACATTAATTAAAGACATTATAGACATCATTTATAGATAAACAATGCGCTGTAATAGTTTAATAGAAAGAATTAGTCAAGCTTGAGCTTACTTTCGGGTTTCGGCatgtttctccatttttcgTCCTGAGAGGTGAGAGCCCATGACTCCACCTACCAGCCATATTTAACTAAATTTGCAGTTGCCATCTAGTCGTCACATCCGAACTTTTTGTTATCTTTCGATGtaaaaagaagagcaaagcacatattttttttgtttatgttaACGATAGAAATAACGACGTTTAAAGAATGAATCTGAAAGTCAAGTAGATAATAAAATGTGcctaaaatgaaaagaaagttaaATAGGCTAACTGAACTAATATATAAACAATGGGAGGTCGGGTATGTGAGTCGGATAAGGCGTGGCTTAGTGATCGCAACTTTGACAGCACCTGAGTTCGACTCTACTGGTGAACATAGCTGTTTCACACCGATCGGTTAATTCTTAATCCATGGTTAACTGAATACAGCGGTTCTTTGAGTCCTAAAAAGCGTAGGCTCAGAACTCTAGATGAAGCTAACATAGATCTGGCGATGCCAGTATTGGTCTAAAGAGTGAAAAACcccatacatttttttattttttgtttttttaaattattgttttattgtttaaacTTAGATTTCTGATCATTATTCAACCTCCAGGTTTCAAAAATACTCTGCTTTAGACTTTTGCCATCTATGACAATCCATCATATAAACAAAACGCCGATGGGAAGATGGGGTTATTAAGAGAGATGTGACGATCACTACCTTACTTGGGCACAGAAGTATGACGATGACAAAGATAAAGCTGCAGACCTACTAATCGCCATAGAACCTATGTTTGGATGTCATTCGAAAATTCCAGGTGGAGGTATTTATCTGAATTTATTAAACGGCACAACTGAAGCACATGCACATGGGTTGAAGCAATAAATGTCCTTCCCTAATtctaattcattaaaaaaaacagaaacatgTGAAATGAAGCACAAAAGTAAGTAAAAGAGAAGTAATACATTTAAACAAAAGTTAACCTGTTCCCAAGAAAGACAGCTATTCAATCTGATctgatctttttttgttctcttgataaaaaaatcagacgaataaaaataatgaaaaaatattgcgaTGCCTGTTTGTTATGAGGTTGATCGTTATCGGCCTTTCGTTATCGGTGATGCAATCAGTACTCCAAGTCTATAAGAGGAAGCCCCACGTGACTTGATTTCGGATTTCTGACAAACCGTCCGAGAAAACTTAGCTCACCCAAAATGTCACCAGCCACAATGTTGAGTGTTGACTGTTGTTTTCAATTGGATTACTTCTTGGCTTTTGGGAGAAGATAACCAGAAAGGTAGCGAACCCAATTGGCCCTTGGAACAAATAGGGCAAAGGCCCAAACTCCCTCCTCCCCCAATTCCAGTAACGGCAACAGCTGGACGGTTTACAGGAGATTGTGCAGACCAGTATTATTCCTACCTAAAGCACATCCCAATTCAATGGGCTACCCAACTGGGGCTTACTAactgggagaaaaaaacaagaaaaaaaaaagaaaaaaatttaaatgaatgaatgttACATTGAATTGGCTAAACCATAATAAAAGACTtactaagaaaaagaaacattttaaacattGTTTTCATCAATCAGAAAGTATTGCTATGTTTTACACAAGGAACAAAGTAATTAAACTCCAAGGTTCTCAACCAAAATAAGTTTacaattaacttaatttaaaaagaaaaaaaaagccaaagtaCTTTACTGAAGAGTCACCTTCTGTCGAAGAGGACTTAGTCAATACATGTTTGAACATATAATTAAGAGATTGTTTCACTCATAACTTTATACAGTTTAAGCTATGCACTGAACAGGCAAGGAAATCATGTTTTAGCATTGTGGATTGAGTAAAaagagatatttttttaagggctGTGTACCTGTGTTGCTaattataataagaataataaCCCCAGTGAAATTCAGGGGATCCTCTTAACAGAAtaacacaattaaaattttcatctgAATACCATATACAATTGATACAAAGTCCTTCCCATCTGCACTAATAGTTCTTATAGATGTGATTGCTGCATGGTTTGACCACCATTAGGAAAACGTAAGTGGTACTACCAAATATCACGAGCAGTTTTTTTAGGTATTACGATGTAAAAGTTTGTTACACCACCAGGCGTTCTTAGTTTTCACTGACATATTTACCAgtaatttttaatgaagacTTGGAATCTTGGATTTAGATTCTCCTCCTCGGGTGTCCAAACAGGCAAACACCACACTGGCAGTCTGGCACACTCCaaattgaaagttgaaacagCAGACGACGATTAATTGTTGCACCAATGTTGCCAAAATTGGGTAATGTCCTTGCCCCAGTCCttactcaatttttttttcttgtaatttcGTAATTTCTTGagctgaaattgaaaaagttaaaacttgTAAAGTTAAAACTCGAAAGGAGTTCTTATTTAGTTCTTATTAAGAAagaaagtgagaaaaaatgctaattaaaaacagaaatctaattacaattttttggggattAAATGCTAAAATGACCATACAAGAGTCGTTGGGAGTTGATAGTCAGATGAACATGCCACATCAAGGTATAAAATAAAGTAGACGTAAAAATACGTCTCTTAATAATGTAAAACAAGAGCGGGTCGGGTAGGTGAGTCGGACAACGCGTCACATAATAAACGAAGCACTTTGAGACCGTGAGTTCGATTCCCCTGGTGAGTATAATCTTTTCCATACCCAAGGGATGTCTGCAGTGGTCGGTCTGGTGAGTAAGGTTATCTGTAGTCACATGCGACAAGATACCTTATCAATGTAGGCGAAGAGACTGGGCATCCGATCTCTTAACAAAGATTGGTGTCTACGGCTAGAACAGTTATCTCTTCCTAGGCCGCTTGTTCAAGCAAGTTACACTAGATAGGTGGAGCTAAAAATAAGCCGAACGATCACAGCTCACATCtcatccgctttttttttttttttttttgactttcAATGGATGTTTGACGTTCAAACAGTACTctgcaattaaaattttttgcacGTTGAACGATTAACGAAAATGTCGGATCATCGGGCATAATTGCGGTATTCATTCTCATTTCGTCATTTGTGACATGATTGCAGCAACACTGGCAACCGCTGGCAACAgacgaaaaattccaaaacaaCCACACGGAGGCGGACGTGCGGCTTTTATGTAGAGTGTCAACTgtcacacacaacacactcAAACTGTCAAAGCGAACggtatttattttcttcagatCCGATTCAGGTTTATATATTCGTGAACATGGGGAAATTTACCTTTCAACATATTTATGAATTCCCCTGGGAACTAGTCACACATACACATCTGACAAAATatccaacagaaaaagaaaaaaatattgttggaACCCAAATTACCGATGCAAAAAAAGGTGCTGGTATTTcattgaatattattttttattttaagatgACTACAATGTGTTTGTGTTACATCAAAAGGGCCTGGAAATCaaatttacttaaaaattgTAGTAACGTGTTTGAATGTGCTACCAAGTGTTTTTCGAAAGGTATGTAAAAAATTCCCTGTGTTTTAAGGGTGTGTGCAGTTAACTGGATTGGATTTTCTTTACAGCTTAAGGTTCTTGATGTCCCAAATATTCTTTATGAAGAAGAATGCTGGATTGACACTAAGAAAAGATTTGCACAGCTCAAAAGTAGACCAGTAGGCTTCCAGAATTATGCTGTATTGACTGAAAGCTCTACTTTTTCACAAGCTTCTGAGAACCCAAATTGGTATATTAAATAAAACCAATACATTGAGATTACTTGACAAATTAacctgtttttgttgttgtgtctacAGGACTCTGTTCACACAAGAAGGTGTAATAGAAATGATTGGCTTTGGAAGAATGAGCTGGCTCATTGAAGTGTTTGCAACAAAGTTTCTCACAAGAGGTGCAAAGCGCAATGTTTCCATAATGGAAGAACTGATGAAAGAGAGGCTTGCAGCTTTCAAACTCTTAGCACAGTAATATACTCATTGTTTTGTCTCTGTgatattgaaaaatgtttcagttGTTGGCAATTAGTGAATGAGATCTAGTCCCGTAGAACGTCGGTGAGTGTTTCCTAAATAGATATCGGTAAATTCCGTTTGTTAAGGTTTTGTGGATGCTAAACTGCCATTTATGCGCAACCGAGTTAATGGGTAATGATTCGCAAGTCTAATGTTAGCAATCAACTCTAACCGGAAGGACAATTTTGTACCAATGAGTGGTTCTGTTAAGTGTAGTTCCTTTTTTACCGTTTACGCTACAAGACGTAACTATTCACTGTTAAACCGTTaagtagaaaaatgaaatatatgtTATTCCTGCGTGTTCCAAGAAAACTAGCGTACATTGAtcttgaagaaacaaatattaatGAAACACCTACAAACCTTTTTAAAAGCAAATCTAACAAGAAAATTCCAGAAGTTATTCCCAGTTTTATTCTTAACAAAAAATCACAGATCTATAGTCGGCCgacttttaaatttccttgATGCCCTTTCACTAGGTCTGATGTTCATATGATTACCAAACAATGTAAAAGTCCACCTGCTAATGTTGAACGTGAATACACTGTCTCTCTTGGGAATAACTGTGTTGAAAAAGtacaaaattagtttttaaaataaaataataaaataaagtttgtGGTTCAGTTAAATTACTTTTGAGTTTATCTTCCTCACAAATGATTTGAAAGGTGTTTTTGGTTTCTTGTACAACAATGCCCTTTGCACCAATATAAGATGGGCACTTGGACCTTGTTACCATGAGCAAACACCCATGATAGTCAGcctttgcaattttttgatACAGCCCATCCTTATTGGCTCCAGT
The sequence above is a segment of the Daphnia pulex isolate KAP4 chromosome 11, ASM2113471v1 genome. Coding sequences within it:
- the LOC124206980 gene encoding PRELI domain-containing protein 2-like, with amino-acid sequence MGKFTFQHIYEFPWELVTHTHLTKYPTEKEKNIVGTQITDAKKGPGNQIYLKIVVTCLNVLPSVFRKLKVLDVPNILYEEECWIDTKKRFAQLKSRPVGFQNYAVLTESSTFSQASENPNWTLFTQEGVIEMIGFGRMSWLIEVFATKFLTRGAKRNVSIMEELMKERLAAFKLLAQ